A genomic segment from Aegilops tauschii subsp. strangulata cultivar AL8/78 chromosome 1, Aet v6.0, whole genome shotgun sequence encodes:
- the LOC109741840 gene encoding uncharacterized protein, with protein sequence MPLRTLLRHLAAGQFARLQALTGAATAPAAHRVLHLLLRTAPAPPLPHLVSLARWSRSHFRAPLPLRLHALLLARLASHGLHPLLRSELHALAAARLHSPASIVRALPAASPAAAPLIADMLVLALARASQPLAAYEAFLLLGDNHPRHRPSAFSVNSLLSALFAADRVDLAERAFKAALRRRVSPDLFTFNIVVSGLCKAGQLRKAGDVAKDIRAWGLTPSVATYNALIDGYCKKGRVGRMYHVDALLKEMVEAGISPNVVTFNVLVTGYCQDSNTAAAVKVFEEMKQQGIAPSMGTYNALVWGLCCEGKVEEGVKLVDEMQDLGLAPNVATLNSVLNGFCKKGLMADAENWVDGMAQRNVEPNVVTYNTLMDGYRRLGKMMDTAAVKEAMAGKGISPNVRTYNCLIAGFDQSGDWGSVSGLLDEMKDKGVRADIVTYNTLIGALCCKGEVRKAVKLLDEMLMVGLEPEHRTYNNIINGYCEKGNIKSAYEIRARMEKGRKRANVVTYNVFIKHLSRMGKMEEANELLNEMLEKGLVPNKVTYETIKEGMMEKGYVPDVRGLACSEASQNLTS encoded by the coding sequence ATGCCGCTCCGCACGCTGCTCCGGCACCTCGCGGCTGGCCAGTTCGCGCGCCTGCAGGCGCTCACGGGCGCGGCCACGGCGCCGGCCGCGCACcgcgtcctccacctcctcctccgcaccgcgccggcccctcccctcccccaccTCGTCTCCCTCGCGCGCTGGTCCCGCTCCCACTTCCGCGCGCCTCTCCCGCTCCGGCTCCACGCGCTGCTGCTGGCCCGCCTCGCCTCCCACGGCCTCCACCCGCTGCTCCGCTCCGAGCTCcacgccctcgccgccgcccgcctccacTCCCCGGCGTCAATCGTCCGCGCCCTCCCCGCGGCTTCCCCAGCCGCCGCGCCGCTCATCGCCGACATGCTCGTCCTCGCGCTCGCCAGGGCCTCCCAGCCCCTGGCGGCGTACGAGGCCTTCCTCCTCCTCGGCGACAACCACCCGCGCCACCGCCCCTCCGCCTTCTCGGTGAACAGCCTGCTCTCCGCCCTTTTCGCCGCCGACCGGGTCGACCTCGCCGAGCGGGCCTTCAAGGCGGCGCTCCGGCGGCGCGTGTCGCCGGACCTTTTCACCTTCAACATCGTCGTCTCCGGGCTCTGCAAGGCTGGGCAGCTTCGCAAGGCCGGCGATGTCGCCAAGGACATCAGGGCGTGGGGGCTGACCCCCTCTGTGGCCACCTACAATGCTCTCATCGACGGCTACTGCAAGAAGGGTCGTGTCGGGAGGATGTACCACGTCGACGCGCTTTTGAAGGAGATGGTCGAGGCTGGAATCTCGCCCAATGTTGTTACATTCAATGTGCTGGTTACTGGGTATTGCCAGGACTCGAACACTGCTGCTGCGGTGAAAGTCTTTGAGGAGATGAAACAGCAGGGGATTGCGCCCAGCATGGGGACATACAATGCACTTGTTTGGGGTCTCTGCTGTGAGGGGAAGGTAGAGGAAGGGGTGAAGCTGGTGGATGAGATGCAGGATCTGGGGCTGGCGCCTAATGTGGCCACCCTGAATAGTGTGCTGAATGGGTTTTGCAAAAAGGGCTTAATGGCAGATGCTGAGAATTGGGTTGATGGTATGGCACAGAGGAATGTTGAACCGAATGTGGTTACTTACAATACCTTGATGGATGGATATCGCCGGCTCGGTAAAATGATGGATACGGCGGCTGTGAAGGAGGCCATGGCAGGGAAGGGGATTAGTCCAAATGTCAGAACATACAATTGCCTGATAGCTGGGTTTGACCAGAGCGGGGATTGGGGCAGTGTTTCTGGTCTTCTCGATGAGATGAAGGACAAAGGTGTTAGAGCTGATATTGTCACTTACAATACACTTATTGGTGCCCTGTGCTGCAAAGGGGAAGTACGTAAAGCTGTAAAGCTCTTGGATGAAATGTTGATGGTTGGCTTGGAACCAGAGCATCGGACTTACAACAACATAATAAATGGGTACTGTGAGAAGGGGAACATTAAGTCTGCCTATGAAATTAGGGCCAGGATGGAGAAAGGTAGGAAACGGGCAAATGTGGTCACATACAATGTCTTCATCAAGCACCTTTCCAGAATGGGGAAGATGGAGGAGGCTAATGAGCTCCTGAATGAGATGTTGGAGAAAGGTCTCGTTCCAAATAAGGTTACCTATGAAACAATCAAGGAGGGGATGATGGAGAAAGGTTACGTTCCTGATGTAAGAGGACTCGCTTGCTCAGAAGCCTCTCAAAATCTGACATCCTGA
- the LOC109741841 gene encoding uncharacterized protein: MPLRHMLLQARQRWSQPPPRLSELLHVFRSLSILPSGASATPPCRSPTQIQLPQTLPCSDANPLGVGFHIDVVDDDLWPASFGFSSDPTPGDQCLDTFQEHGEEHMHDSDDEIDDMRHRKQLFYKLDRGSKEFEEYNLPLRRRWKRDKPNAKDPSDCEKVEPEKPARLKVPKLKAEPAVHKDDIVEGKRDRVPTFNQMTDPYHHPFCLDIHVSKGSVRACFVHRVTSRVVSVAHSISKDMKFDLGSRKGIKACVAVGALLAKRAIEDDIHNAIYTPRKGDKIEGKIEVVLRGIIENGVDVKVKLKHRRKLTKNAPVVQQGGESR, encoded by the exons ATGCCACTTCGGCACATGCTTCTCCAAGCGCGGCAGCGCTGGTCTCAGCCGCCTCCACGGCTCTCCGAGCTACTTCATGTCTTCCGCTCGCTCTCTATTCTACCATCCGGAGCCTCGGCCACGCCACCCTGCCGCTCTCCTACGCAAATTCAGCTGCCCCAGACCTTGCCTTGCTCCGATGCCAACCCACTTGGCGTGGGCTTCCACATTGACGTTGTTGATGACGACCTCTGGCCCGCTTCCTTCGGCTTCTCCTCGGATCCCACGCCGGGTGACCAGTGTCTTGATACCTTCCAAGAACATGGAGAAGAACACATGCACGATTCGGATGATGAGATAGATGACATGAGGCACCGCAAGCAGCTCTTCTACAAGCTGGACAGGgggtccaaggagtttgaggagTATAACTTGCCCTTGCGCCGCAGATGGAAGAGAGATAAACCCAATGCCAAGGATCCATCCGATTGCGAGAAGGTGGAACCTGAGAAGCCAGCTCGTTTGAAGGTCCCAAAGCTGAAAGCAGAGCCTGCAGTGCATAAGGATGACATAGTTGAGGGGAAGAGGGACCGAGTGCCAACTTTTAACCAGATGACTGATCCTTACCACCACCCTTTCTGCCTGGACATACATGTCTCCAAGGGGTCGGTGCGTGCTTGCTTCGTCCACCGAGTGACCAGCAGGGTTGTGTCGGTCGCTCACTCCATATCAAAGGACATGAAGTTTGATCTGGGTTCAAGGAAGGGCATCAAGGCATGTGTGGCGGTTGGGGCGTTACTTGCGAAGCGTGCGATAGAGGATGATATTCACAATGCAATTTATACACCTAGAAAAGGGGACAAAATCGAAGGAAAAATTGAGGTTGTGTTGCGTGGAATAATTGAGAATGGAGTCGATGTGAAGGTGAAACTCAAACATAGGAGGAAGCTAACAAAG AATGCGCCGGTGGTGCAGCAAGGCGGTGAGTCTCGGTGA
- the LOC109741839 gene encoding uncharacterized protein: protein MEGKLSEASKRAVPSPIQQLSHLAQRVGAVNLAEGFPDFPAPAHVKAAAAAAIAADLNQYRHVQGICDVLAATMKRDHGLDVDPLTDFAICCGQSEAFAAAIFAVIDPGDEVLLFDPAYETYQTCIELARGVPVYVPLDPPSWTLHADKFLKSFTRRTKAVILNSPHNPTGKVFSRAELLIISQACQQMDCFAITDEVYEYITYDENKHISLASLPGMQERTIITSSLSKTYSVTGWRIGWACAAANIAAAIRNIHVKLTDSAPAPFQEAALVALTSTPDYYESLKKDYAERRDFILQLLKNYGFHISFKPQGSVFVFAELPKSWQISDIDFVTNLINNAGVAAVPGRGFFHTDADDQTYHHRYVRFAFCKSDETLKAAAQKMMKPVKSNRKNEHVTK, encoded by the exons ATGGAGGGGAAGCTGTCAGAGGCGTCGAAGCGGGCCGTCCCGTCGCCCATCCAGCAGCTCTCCCACCTCGCGCAGCGCGTCGGCGCCGTCAACCTCGCCGAGGGATTCCCCGACTTCCCCGCGCCCGCCCACGTcaaggccgccgccgccgctgccatcgCCGCCGACCTCAACCAGTACAG GCATGTGCAGGGGATCTGCGACGTGCTCGCGGCGACGATGAAACGGGACCACGGCCTCGACGTCGACCCCCTCACGGACTTCGCCATCTGCTGCGGGCAGTCCGAGGCCTTCGCCGCGGCAATATTTGCAG TTATAGACCCAGGGGATGAGGTTCTGCTCTTCGACCCGGCTTACGAAACGTATCAAACATGCATTGAGCTGGCCCGGGGCGTCCCC GTGTATGTGCCATTGGATCCACCTTCTTGGACACTGCACGCGGATAAATTTTTGAAGTCGTTTACTAGGCGGACAAAGGCAGTGATCTTAAATAG CCCACATAATCCCACAGGGAAGGTCTTTAGCAGGGCGGAATTGCTTATCATTTCTCAAGCATGTCAGCAAATGGACTGCTTTGCAATAACTGACGAG GTTTATGAGTATATTACTTATGATGAGAACAAGCATATCTCTCTGGCTTCTCTTCCAGGAATGCAAGAGAGGACAATCATAACATCCTCGCTGTCAAAAACATACAGTGTAACTG GTTGGAGAATTGGTTGGGCTTGTGCTGCAGCAAACATAGCTGCGGCAATAAGAAATATCCATGTCAAACTGACAGATTCAGCTCCTGCACCATTCCAAGAAGCTGCATTGGTTGCGCTAACCAGCACACCGGACTACTATGAGTCCCTGAAAAAA GACTATGCAGAGAGAAGAGACTTCATTCTTCAGTTACTGAAAAATTATGGTTTCCACATTAGCTTCAAGCCACAAGGTTCAGTCTTTGTGTTTGCTGAGTTGCCCAAGTCTTGGCAAATTTCCGAC ATAGATTTTGTGACGAACTTGATTAACAATGCTGGTGTGGCGGCAGTACCTGGTCGTGGCTTCTTCCACACAGATGCCGACGACCAAACTTACCATCACCGTTATGTGAGGTTTGCTTTTTGCAAGAGCGATGAGACCCTCAAGGCTGCTGCCCAGAAGATGATGAAGCCGGTTAAAAGCAACAGAAA GAATGAACATGTTACCAAGTAA